TGAGAAGAAAAGCGAGCCGATCGTTGCGCACGCGCTGGACAACGGCGTGAATTTCATTGACCTCGCCGACTTCTATTCTGCCGGTGTCGGCGAGGAAGTGGTCGGGCGTATCGTCAAGCGCCTGGCCCGTCGCGAAGACCTGGTGATCACCACCAAAGTCGGTTACGGCACCCGCACCGGGATCAACGCCAGCGGTCATTCGCGTAAGCACATCATGGACAGCATCGATGCCTCGTTAAAGCGTCTGAACATGGATTACGTCGATGTATTCATGCTGCATTACTTCGATGTGAACACCCCGGTCGAAGAAACCATGAGCGCCATGAACGACATCGTGCGTTCCGGCAAGGCCCGCTACATCGGCGTGTCGACCATGCTTACCGGGCAACTTGCAAAGATCCTCATGGCTTGCGAGCGCAATGGTTGGGTCAAGCCGATCAACATGCAGCTGCAGCTCAATTGCGCTTACCGCGAAGAAGAGCGCGAGATGATTCCGTTCTGCCGCGATCAGGGCCTGGGCGTCTCGGTGTTCAGTCCTTTGGCTCGCGGGTTGTTGACCGGTGATGTGCAATCGACCCGCAACCAGACCGACTTCTTTACCCAACAGATGTACAGCGACGAAGCCTCGTTCCAGATCGCGCATTCGGTACAACGTGTGGCCCGTGCTCGTGGTGTATCCAACGCCCAGATCGCGCAGGCCTGGGTCGCCAACCATCCGGGCGTGGATTGCATGCTCGTGGGCGCCGACACCACTGAACAGTTCGACAGTGCCCTGGCGGCGTTGGAGACCAGGCTTGACGCCGAAGAACTGCAGGAACTGGAACGCAACTACACCCCGTGCGACGTGATCAACGATTACACCGCCGGCAAGCGCATCTTGCGTTCGGCCCGTCCAGGTCTGGAACGCTTCAATCTGACCGAGGCTGTGGCATGAGCGCACTGATCCGTAACGGCAATTACATCGACGGCCAGTGGTCCAGCGATGGTCCGACTTACCCGGTTTTCAACCCGGCGAACGGGGAGTTAATCACCGACGTACAAAAAGCCGGAGCAGAGGAAACTTGCCTGGCCATCGACGCCGCCAATCGTGCCTTGCCTGCCTGGCGCAAATTGACCGCCAAGGAGCGCAGCCAGAAGCTCAAGCGCTGGAGCGAGTTGATGTTGAGCAACCAGAAGGACCTGGCCACGTTGCTCAGTCGCGAACAGGGCAAACCGCTGGCTGAAGCCATGGGCGAAGTCGTCTACGCCGCAAGCTTTCTGGAGTGGTTCGCTGAAGAAGCCAAGCGCGCCTATGGCGACGTTATACCGAGCCACAAGGCAGACGCGCGGATCATCGTGGTCAAGGAAGCCATTGGCGTGGTCGCGGCAATCACCCCGTGGAATTTCCCGCTGGCCATGGTCACCCGCAAAGTCGGCCCGGCATTGGCGGCGGGTTGCACGATGATTCTCAAGCCCTCGGAAGAAACGCCTTTGTCGGCGTTTGCCCTGGCCGTATTGGCCGAGCAGGCGGGCATACCGGCCGGTGTGTTTAACGTTGTTTCTGGTGACGCGGTCGCGATTGGCGGGGCACTGCAAGCCTCCGGCATTGTGCGCAAGCTGTCCTTCACCGGCTCCACCCGCACCGGCAAACTGCTGATGCGCCAGGCCGCCGACACCCTGAAAAAAGTCTCTCTGGAACTGGGTGGCAACGCGCCGTTCATTGTCTTCGACGACGCCGACCTGAACGCGGCCGTGAAAGGCGCCATGGCCTCGAAATTTCGCAACACCGGGCAAACCTGCGTCTGCGTGAACCGCTTCTTCATTCAGGACGGCGTGTACGAAGCCTTCACCGGCAAACTCGCCGAAGCCGTGGCGGCCATGCGCGTTGGCAGCGCACTGGATGGTGAAACCGAACAAGGTCCGTTGATCAACGCTGCGGCGCTGGCGAAGGTCGAACTGCATGTCGGCGATGCCTTGGAGAAGGGCGCCCAGCTGTTGTGCGGTGGCCGTCGCCACGCGCTCGGAGGCACATTTTATGAGCCGACCATCCTCGCCGAAGCCAACAGCGACATGCTCATCGCCCAGGACGAGACCTTCGGGCCGGTGGCGGCGTGCTTCCGCTTCAAGGACGAAGCCGAAGTGCTGCAAAAGGCCAACGACACGCCCTACGGCTTGTCGGCTTATTTCTACAGCCGCGATATCGGCCGCGTCTGGCGCATGGCCGAAGGCCTGGAAGCCGGCATGGTCGGAATCAACGAAGGGATCATTTCCACGGAAGTGGCGCCGTTCGGTGGCATCAAGGAATCGGGCCTGGGGCGTGAGGGTTCGAAGTACGGTCTGGATGACTACCTGGAAATCAAATACCTGCTGATGGGTGGCCTTTAAGGTCTCAAACTCCTGTGGGCGCGAGCGGGCTCGCGCCCACACAAGTTAACGGTTTCATTTCTCCGTCAATAACAACAATGGGAGACGCACATGTCCGTTCAACCAACAAAAATCGACGACCTGCCCATCGGGCGCTTTCACCTGAAAATCGCCGGCCTGACCTTCGGCGCGCACTTTACCGATGGCTACATCCTTGGCCTGATCGGTATTGCATTCACATTGCTCAGTCCACAGATGCAGCTTGATGCGTTCTGGCAAGGGTTGATCGGTGCTTCGGCCTTGATCGGGCTGTTTCTCGGTAGTCTGTTTTTCGGCTGGATTTCCGACAAAGTGGGGCGGCAGAAAATCTTCCTGGTCAGCTTCGTGCTGATCACCCTCGCTTCTTTGATGCAGTTCTATGCGGAAACGGCGATGGGGTTATTTCTCTGCCGAGTGTTGATCGGCATCGGGTTGGGCGGTGATTTCAGCGTCGGTCACGCCATGTTGGCCGAGTTTGCACCGAAGAAACATCGCGGTGTGCTGCTGGGATCATTCAGCGTGATCTGGACCTTCGGATACGTCGCTGCGACATTCGTCGGCACCGCCATGCTCAGCCTGGGCGACGATGCCTGGCGCTGGATGCTGGCTTCGTCGGCCATTCCGGCAGCGTTGATCCTAATTGCCCGCATTGGCACGCCAGAGTCGCCGCGCTGGTTGGTGAATCAGGGCCGAATCGCCGAGGCACGAGCGATCGTCAAGAAGCACTTGGGCGACAACATTGAACTCGACGAAACCCGATCCACCGAAACCCGTTCCGGCTACGCCGTGCTGTTCAGCCGTGAATACCGCAAACGCACCGCGTTCAATTGCCTGTTCTTCGTCTGCATCGTGATGCCGTACTTCGCCATTTACACCTTTCTGCCGTCGATTCTGCAGAAAATGGGCCTGGCCGAAGGTTTTGGCACCGAACTGATGCTGAACATGCTGCTGATCCTCGGTGCGCTGATCGGGATCTGGTGCACGATCAAATTCTCCCGCCGGGGGTTCCTGATCAACTCGTTCATTATTCTGGCCGTTGCGTTGTTCGGGTTGGCGGTGTTGCCGAGTAGCGCTGCGTTCTTGATGGTGTTGGTGTTTGGCTTGTTTACCCTGGTGTTGTCCGCGGTCAGCAACCTGGTGGGCGTGTTCCCGGCCGAGAGCTTTCCCACCGAAGTGCGGGCCAGCGGGATTGGCCTGGCGACCGCGGTCAGCCGTTTGGGCTCGGCAGTGAGTACGTTCCTGTTGCCGGTGAGCGTAGCGGGGATTGGCCTGAGCCCGACGATGGGCATTCTGGCGGCGATTCTGGCGCTGGGTGCGTTGCTGTCCTGGGCTTGGGCGCCGGAGACTAAATCGTTGACGCTGAGCCAGGCGTGCAAGGCGCAGAGTCCGGTAGAGGGTGGGGCAACGGTGGCAGTGAAGGCAGTTGCCCCGGTTTAACAGACGGTCAAAGTCCCAATGTGGGAACGAGCAAGCTCGCTCCCACAAGGAACGTCGATGGCCTCAGGGATTACTGACCCGTTCCAGCCACTGCCTGAACAACCGTACTTTCGACAATCCTTGCTTGTCGTTCGCCACATCCAGCCAATACCCATACGGCCCGACCACTTCCACCGGGGTGATCGGCAACAAACTGCCATGGGCCAGTTCCTTCTCGATCATTTGCCGGTCAATCACCGCCAACCCGCCGCCAGCCAATGCCGTGTGAATCACCTGGTCCAAGGTGCTGAATTCCAGCCCCTGAGCGGCATCCACATCGTCCCGTCCCATCGCCGCCAACCAGTTCTCCCAGACCTTCAATCGCTTGCCGTCGTGCAAAATGTGCAGCAATGGAAATTGGCGCAGGTCCGGCGGTTGCCCGTCGCTGAAGAGCTCCGGGCTGGCCACCGCGATGTGCCGTTCCATCACCAGTAACTGACTGCTGCAATGACTGGCGGTGTCGAGGCCGAAGCGGATGTGGCAATCGATGTCCGCGAGGTTGTCGTGGCCGGTCTGATTGGTCACGCTCAGGCTGATGTCCGGATAACGCTGGCAGAATTCGCGCAGATGCGCCGACAACCAGCGTGTCGCCCAGGTGGGTGGGGCAAGAATGCGCAGACGCTGGCGCAGGTTGGGTACACGCACGGCTTGCAAGGCCCGTTCGATATGATCGAAGGCTTCCGTCAGGTGGGGGGAGAGGGCGATGCCTGCTTCGGTCAATGACAAACCCTGGGGCGTGCGGATAAAGAGCGCTACGCCGAGGTAGTCTTCGAGTTGTTTGATTTGGCGGCTGACGGCACCCTGGGTGACGTTCAGCCCCAGCGCGGCCTGGCTGAAGCTGCGATGCCGCGCAACCTCTTCGAAGACGCGCAGCATGTTGAGCGAGGGCAGTTGTCGCATGGGAGATGGCTCCGCACCTGCCTCGGGTGTCACGTCGGGCCGGTTTATTATTTTTGGATTGTTTGAGCGGCCTATCTGACTATCAGGAGGGGGCTGATGCAAGTGTTGTCTGGACGGGCGTCTTCGCGGGCGAGCCCGCACCCACAGGTTCGGTGATCCTTGTGGGCGCGAGCTGGCTGGCGAGGGTGCCCTCAGACGCCCGAAAACGCCTGATCAGAAGTAATAGCCGATGTTCATATACAGCTGGTTTTCCCACTGGTCGCTACCACCCGCCCCCAGGCTCTGGGTGTAGCTGCTGCCTCCGATGTAGGGGTCGTTCTTGCCGTAGATCCACTCCGTCGCGACCCACAGTTTGCTCAGTGAGAACGAAGTTCCGAGGATCACCCGTTGCGAGGTCTTGAAATCGTCGGCGGATTTATCGAAGGCACTGTAGTTGACGTACAGCTTCACGCCGCTGACCTGATCGAACAGGTATTTGCCGGCCACGTCATAACTCACATCTGCCACGTACAGATTGCCGCGACTGGCAACGTTGTAGGTGCCGTCATAACCACCCAGCGTCACCACTTCATCGGTCCCCGGATTGCGCGGTGACATCTGCTGTCGCGCTGCTTGCAGCTGCACGCCCCAGGGGCCGTTCTTGCCCAGGTAATGCACGGCCACTGCGTTGCGGCGCCCGTCATTGTGAGTGTCTTTGTTCTCCAGGGACGAGGTCAGACCGGAGAGCCCGACTTCGGATTTCCATGGCCCCAGGTCCAGTGCCTTGGCGACTCGCAGCACGACGGTGTTGCGTTCCTGGTTATCGCTGCCGTCGGCGACGTAGCTGTCTGCCTCGGACACTACGCTGGAGAATGTCACGCCTTTGCTGGTGCCTTTGCCTTGCCATGCCGGGCGCAAGTAGTAGCCAGCCTGCAGGTTCCAGTCACCGCTTTGCTGAATGTACCTGGCGCCGATCTGTTGTACATCTTCCAGGCCGATAACGTTGCCCAGGGTTTCGTAGAAGGTACTGCCGAAGTACGGCTGCAAGCCGAATGGCACGGTGTCCAGCCCCACGTGCACTTGCTGCTCGGGGTTGAACTTGTAGCCGACCCACGCAAGTTTGGCGAATTGGATATCGCCATAGTCTTTAGTGTACTGATAGGGATAGGAGCGCCCGTAGAAACGGTATTGAGCCTCGCCGATCCAGGTGTCGGAGTTGTACTTGGCGCTGAGGAACACGGTGTCCAGGCCGAACTTCTGAATGTCGCGATCCGGGTCGTAATCCCACCGGGCGCGAATCGCGCCGCCCAGGTCGAGGTTGTCAGTGACCTGTACCGCCATGGCAGGGGCGGCAAAGGAGCAGAGCAAAGCAAGGAAAGACGGACTAAGGCGCAGGGAATCAGGGAAATGCATGGGGCCACTCTCGGTTATTTTTATTAGAGATGCCGGCCAGTCTTGCGATGAGCGATGCGTTGAACAAACGATAAAAAATGTGAGAGAACCTTCGCCAAATGCATGTTACTGAGAAAATCCTGTAGGACAATGCGCGGCGGGCATGGGATGCTTTGCGTCTTGTCACCCTAATTGAGTGCCTTTCCATGAAACGCAAAATGCCCGGCCTCAACGCGCTTAAAGCCTTTGAAGTGGCCGGCAGCACGGGCAGCTTCACCCGCGCCGCCGAGCTGTTGAACGTGACCCAGAGCGCTGTCAGCCGCCAGGTGCGTCAGCTGGAGGAACAGCTCGACGAGAGTTTGCTGGAGCGGCGACACCATCACCTCGAACTGACCAGTGCCGGTCGGATCTTGCTGCGGGCGCTGCATCAATCCTTCGACAAAATCGAACTGACGGTGCGCAGCATCCAGCAGAAAACCCATTCCAATCGCCTGCACATCAACGCGCCTCCCACCTTCACCAATCGCTGGCTGATGCCGCGTCTGGGGCGTCTGCGCGAGAAGCATCCGGAACTGGAATTAAGCATCACCACGCGTTTGCAGGACAGCCTGGCCGAAACCAGCACACTGGACTGCGCGATCCGGTTCGGCGATGGCGAATGGGATGGCCTGGACAGTTCGCTGCTGATCCAGGAGCGCCATATCGCGGTGTGTGCTCCGTCCTTGTATGCGCGGGAGTGGAGCGGGCAGGGCATCGACCTCAATCGCCTGACCTTGCTGCATGTACTGGCCCGGGAAGACCAACGCTACCTGACCTGGAAACATTGGCTGGACGCCGCGCGTATCACCGGTGTCGACACCCAGGGCGGGTACGAATTCGACCTGCTGGACCTGGCGATCCGCGCGGCGATCGACGGCCTGGGAATCACCATCGCCGACTGGCACATGGTTGCTTCGGAATTGGCCAGCGGGCAGTTGACCCAGGTACTCAACGTGCATGTCGACGGCCATCAATCCTACTGGCTCGTCACTCGGCCGGAGCAAACACTGATGCCGCAATTACAAGTGTTCAGTCAGTGGCTCCAGGAAGAGATCTGGTTGGCGCACAGGCAGCTCGAGCCGTCGACCGCCGCCAGCTGATTCCCGCAGGGAAACTCACTCGTCTATGGAGTAACCTGCATTTTTAGCATGTTACATCGCTCAATAAATCGTTTGTTCAACGCCATTCAGATGCCAAGACTGCAAGCACTGGATAAAAACAACGATGGGCGATGCACATGCGAATCGAGCGAAATTTTGTTAACGGTCACTTTGTCGAACCTGCCAGCGAGGCGCTGATCGCGGTGTACAACCCGGCGACCGAAGCCTTGGTGGGGCACGTCTCGGCGGCCACGGCCGATGAAACCACGGCTGCGGTCAACGCGGCCGCCGCCGCGCAGAAATCCTGGGGGAAACTCACCAGCATTGAGCGCGCCGAACACTTGCGTTCGTTGGCCGACGCCCTTGACGCCTGCGCCGACCACATCGGTGAAGCCCTGGCTGCCGAATCCGGCAAGAGTGTCGCCGACGCCAGTAATGAAGCCCGTTATGCCGCACAGATCACCCGTTATCACGCCGAGTGGGCGCGCCGGATCGAAGGCGAGATCATTCCCAGCGACAGCCCGAACGAAAACCTGTTCCTGCACCGTGAACCGATTGGCGTGGTCGCGTGCCTGATTCCGTTCAACTACCCGGTCTACACCTTGCTGCGCAAAATCGCCCCGGCGCTGATTGCCGGCAACACCGTGGTCGTGCGCCCGAGCAACAACACCCCGACCTCGGCATTCGAGATCGCCAAGGCGGTGCAGCAATCCGGCCTGCCGGACGGTGTGGTGAATATCCTGACCATGGATCACGCCACGGCCGCTGTCTTATGCACCCACAAGGTTGTCGGTCTGATCACCCTGACCGGTAGCGTCAACGCCGGGCGCATCGTGCTCGATTACTGCAAGGCCAACATTGCCAAGCCGTCGCTGGAACTGGGCGGCAAGACGCCGGCGATCATTGAGGCCGACGCCGACCTGGAAGCCGCCGCTTCTGCAATCGTCGCCTCCAAGACCACCCACTGTGGCCAGTTATGCACGGCCGTAGAGCGGGTTTACGTACAGGAAAGCGTTTATGACGAATTCCTCGTACTGCTCAAAGCCAAAATGGGCGCGGTGAAATCCGGCAATCGCGCGACCGATGCCAGCTTGATGGGGCCATTGGTCAGCGCCAGTGCGCAGCAGAACATCCACCAGATGGTCGAACGTGCCATCGCCGACGGTGCTGTACTGGAAACAGGCGGTTTTATCCCGCAAGGCAGCGGTCATTTTTATCCGGCGACGCTGCTCAGCGGCTGCCGCCAGGACATGGAAATCGTTCAAGAGGAAATCTTCGGCCCGGTGTTGCCGGTCCTCAAGTACCGCGACATCGACGAAGCGCTGGCCATGGCCAACGACCATCAGTTCGGCCTGTCTTCGGTGCTGTACACCGAGAATTACCGCACCACGATGAAAGTCGCCAACGCCATTGAAGCCGGCGAGTTGTACGTCAATCGCACGCCGGCCGATCCTTACCAGGGCTTCCACGCCGGCTGGAAATGCTCCGGTCTGGGCGGCGATGACGGCAAGCACGGCATGCTCGAATTCACTCAGACCCGTCTTGTGGTCATGAAGTACTGATCCACCTGCAACACGCCTCACGCATCACCTATAAAAACAATTATCAGGGGCGTCCGGACCACCGGGCTGCCCGAGGTCTTCCAGATGTCCAAGCATGCATCCACTGCTGCCGCTGTTCAGGGTTCGAACGCGGGTTCAAAAAGTCACAGCGACAAGGCAAGTCGTTACGTCCAACTGATGCTCCTGGTGCTGGCCGCCGGCGCGATCTATCCCATTCTGTATCTGCGCCAGGTCTACCAGACCACCATGCTCGACGTGTTCCAGATCAACCACAGCGAGCTGGGTTATCTGTATTCGATGCTGGGCACGATCTTTCTCCTTAGTTATTTGCCCAGTGGTTGGCTGGCCGACCGAATCGCACCACGTTTTCTGATTTTCTTCTCGTTGGTCGCCACCGGTGTATTAGGCCTTTGGTATTCCACTGCGCCGTCGATGACAGGCTTGATGATCATTTTCGGATGCTGGGGCCTGACCACCGGCCTGACCTTCTGGGCCTCGGTGCTCAAGCGCGTGAAGATGATCGCTCATCACACTGAACAGGGCCGGTTCTTCGGCATCCTCGATGGCGGTCGCGGGCTGGTCGAAGCCTTGCTGGCAACCATCGCACTCGGGCTGTTTGCCTTCGCCACCGAAACCCGTGGCGAGTCAGCTGCCGAGGGCTTCAAGCACGTGGTTTATCTCTATGCCTTCACCTGTATTGCCATCGGCTGTGTGCTGGTACTGATCAAGGACCCAAAGTCCATGGAAGACACGGCGGCGGTGGAGAAGGGCAAGTACAACCTGCTCAGCGACCTGACCACCCTGGTGAAAATTCCTGAGCTGTGGCTGGTCACCGCCATCGTGTTCTGCGGCTATCACATCTTCTGGGCGACCTACAGCTTCTCCGATTACCTGCAAGGCGGCGGCATGACCGCAGTGATGGCCGGCACCATCACCACCATCAAACTGTGGATGCGGCCTATCGGCGGCATCGGCGGAGGCTGGCTGGGTGACAGGTTCTCGAACATTTCGGTACTGATCGTGGCGCTGTTTCTCGCGACGCTGGCGATGGTCGGTCTGATCGTATTCCCGGCGCTCAACAGCATGGGGCTGCTGGTCGGCACTGTGATCTTCATCGGCTTGATGACCTACGCCATTCGTGGTCTGTACTGGGCGATTCTCGACACCTGCAACGTTCCGCTGCGTATCACCGGCCTGGCCATTGGCATTGTCTCGGTGGTCGGGTACTTGCCCGACGCCTTCATTCCCTTGATCAACGGCTACCTCACCGAGCATTACCCCGGCGCCTTTGGTTACAAGCTGTATTTCGGCTACATCGCTTTCGTCGGCCTGCTCGGGACCCTGGCGGCCCTGACCTTGCGCGCTCGTATTAACCGTAAATCTTCAATCAAGACAGGTGCCTGAGATGAAAATCGTCGCCCTTGAAACTCATATCGTTGCCGTACCACCACCGCACGTCGGCGGCATGTACTGGTTGTTCGTCAAGCTCAAGACTGATTGCGGCATCGAAGGCGTCGGTGAAATCTACGCCGCGACCTTCGGCCCCAAAGCCATGCTGCCGATCATCGAAGACGTGTTCGAACGCTACCTGCTCAACCACGACCCGCATCACATCGAACGCTTTTTCCGCCAGGCGTACTCGAGTGGTTTCACCCAGCGACCGGACCTGACCATGATGGGCGTGGTCAGCGGCCTGGAGATGGCGTGCTGGGACATCATCGGTAAAGCCGCCAACAAGCCGGTGTACGAATTGCTCGGCGGCAAGGTCAACGAACGCCTGCGTTCCTACACCTACTTGTACCCGGTCAACAGCCAAGGTGAGTACGACTACGACGACCCGGACCTGGCCGCCGAGTGCGCCATCGAGAACATGAACAAAGGCTTCACCGCCGTGAAGTTTGACCCCGCCGGGCCCTACACCGCGTACTCCGGGCACCAGATTTCCCTGGAAGTGCTG
This region of Pseudomonas mandelii genomic DNA includes:
- a CDS encoding aldo/keto reductase is translated as MQYIRLGHSGLQVSRLCLGTMNMGTPDWKPWIFDEKKSEPIVAHALDNGVNFIDLADFYSAGVGEEVVGRIVKRLARREDLVITTKVGYGTRTGINASGHSRKHIMDSIDASLKRLNMDYVDVFMLHYFDVNTPVEETMSAMNDIVRSGKARYIGVSTMLTGQLAKILMACERNGWVKPINMQLQLNCAYREEEREMIPFCRDQGLGVSVFSPLARGLLTGDVQSTRNQTDFFTQQMYSDEASFQIAHSVQRVARARGVSNAQIAQAWVANHPGVDCMLVGADTTEQFDSALAALETRLDAEELQELERNYTPCDVINDYTAGKRILRSARPGLERFNLTEAVA
- a CDS encoding NAD-dependent succinate-semialdehyde dehydrogenase; translation: MSALIRNGNYIDGQWSSDGPTYPVFNPANGELITDVQKAGAEETCLAIDAANRALPAWRKLTAKERSQKLKRWSELMLSNQKDLATLLSREQGKPLAEAMGEVVYAASFLEWFAEEAKRAYGDVIPSHKADARIIVVKEAIGVVAAITPWNFPLAMVTRKVGPALAAGCTMILKPSEETPLSAFALAVLAEQAGIPAGVFNVVSGDAVAIGGALQASGIVRKLSFTGSTRTGKLLMRQAADTLKKVSLELGGNAPFIVFDDADLNAAVKGAMASKFRNTGQTCVCVNRFFIQDGVYEAFTGKLAEAVAAMRVGSALDGETEQGPLINAAALAKVELHVGDALEKGAQLLCGGRRHALGGTFYEPTILAEANSDMLIAQDETFGPVAACFRFKDEAEVLQKANDTPYGLSAYFYSRDIGRVWRMAEGLEAGMVGINEGIISTEVAPFGGIKESGLGREGSKYGLDDYLEIKYLLMGGL
- a CDS encoding MFS transporter, whose translation is MSVQPTKIDDLPIGRFHLKIAGLTFGAHFTDGYILGLIGIAFTLLSPQMQLDAFWQGLIGASALIGLFLGSLFFGWISDKVGRQKIFLVSFVLITLASLMQFYAETAMGLFLCRVLIGIGLGGDFSVGHAMLAEFAPKKHRGVLLGSFSVIWTFGYVAATFVGTAMLSLGDDAWRWMLASSAIPAALILIARIGTPESPRWLVNQGRIAEARAIVKKHLGDNIELDETRSTETRSGYAVLFSREYRKRTAFNCLFFVCIVMPYFAIYTFLPSILQKMGLAEGFGTELMLNMLLILGALIGIWCTIKFSRRGFLINSFIILAVALFGLAVLPSSAAFLMVLVFGLFTLVLSAVSNLVGVFPAESFPTEVRASGIGLATAVSRLGSAVSTFLLPVSVAGIGLSPTMGILAAILALGALLSWAWAPETKSLTLSQACKAQSPVEGGATVAVKAVAPV
- a CDS encoding LysR substrate-binding domain-containing protein; protein product: MRQLPSLNMLRVFEEVARHRSFSQAALGLNVTQGAVSRQIKQLEDYLGVALFIRTPQGLSLTEAGIALSPHLTEAFDHIERALQAVRVPNLRQRLRILAPPTWATRWLSAHLREFCQRYPDISLSVTNQTGHDNLADIDCHIRFGLDTASHCSSQLLVMERHIAVASPELFSDGQPPDLRQFPLLHILHDGKRLKVWENWLAAMGRDDVDAAQGLEFSTLDQVIHTALAGGGLAVIDRQMIEKELAHGSLLPITPVEVVGPYGYWLDVANDKQGLSKVRLFRQWLERVSNP
- a CDS encoding LysR substrate-binding domain-containing protein codes for the protein MKRKMPGLNALKAFEVAGSTGSFTRAAELLNVTQSAVSRQVRQLEEQLDESLLERRHHHLELTSAGRILLRALHQSFDKIELTVRSIQQKTHSNRLHINAPPTFTNRWLMPRLGRLREKHPELELSITTRLQDSLAETSTLDCAIRFGDGEWDGLDSSLLIQERHIAVCAPSLYAREWSGQGIDLNRLTLLHVLAREDQRYLTWKHWLDAARITGVDTQGGYEFDLLDLAIRAAIDGLGITIADWHMVASELASGQLTQVLNVHVDGHQSYWLVTRPEQTLMPQLQVFSQWLQEEIWLAHRQLEPSTAAS
- the aldA gene encoding aldehyde dehydrogenase, whose product is MRIERNFVNGHFVEPASEALIAVYNPATEALVGHVSAATADETTAAVNAAAAAQKSWGKLTSIERAEHLRSLADALDACADHIGEALAAESGKSVADASNEARYAAQITRYHAEWARRIEGEIIPSDSPNENLFLHREPIGVVACLIPFNYPVYTLLRKIAPALIAGNTVVVRPSNNTPTSAFEIAKAVQQSGLPDGVVNILTMDHATAAVLCTHKVVGLITLTGSVNAGRIVLDYCKANIAKPSLELGGKTPAIIEADADLEAAASAIVASKTTHCGQLCTAVERVYVQESVYDEFLVLLKAKMGAVKSGNRATDASLMGPLVSASAQQNIHQMVERAIADGAVLETGGFIPQGSGHFYPATLLSGCRQDMEIVQEEIFGPVLPVLKYRDIDEALAMANDHQFGLSSVLYTENYRTTMKVANAIEAGELYVNRTPADPYQGFHAGWKCSGLGGDDGKHGMLEFTQTRLVVMKY
- a CDS encoding MFS transporter, whose product is MSKHASTAAAVQGSNAGSKSHSDKASRYVQLMLLVLAAGAIYPILYLRQVYQTTMLDVFQINHSELGYLYSMLGTIFLLSYLPSGWLADRIAPRFLIFFSLVATGVLGLWYSTAPSMTGLMIIFGCWGLTTGLTFWASVLKRVKMIAHHTEQGRFFGILDGGRGLVEALLATIALGLFAFATETRGESAAEGFKHVVYLYAFTCIAIGCVLVLIKDPKSMEDTAAVEKGKYNLLSDLTTLVKIPELWLVTAIVFCGYHIFWATYSFSDYLQGGGMTAVMAGTITTIKLWMRPIGGIGGGWLGDRFSNISVLIVALFLATLAMVGLIVFPALNSMGLLVGTVIFIGLMTYAIRGLYWAILDTCNVPLRITGLAIGIVSVVGYLPDAFIPLINGYLTEHYPGAFGYKLYFGYIAFVGLLGTLAALTLRARINRKSSIKTGA